The following are encoded together in the Daucus carota subsp. sativus chromosome 5, DH1 v3.0, whole genome shotgun sequence genome:
- the LOC135152907 gene encoding uncharacterized protein LOC135152907 has translation MPPRRQNRANNRDGNNDNNNPEPTMAQILQILAQQTANLTQQQERQANPQVTFKNFQSVNPPEFKGSADPIEARIWLKEIEKAFVLVKVRDEQKTEFASYYLKEEATYWWESVRAMEGTEDVTWDRFKELFLEKYFPQFLQDRMELQFLELKQGDMSVAEYEKKFAELARFVPTYVDTDRKRAKRFQQKAMIAETESEMSQKEKEGKKRKSEHHEGQFQQGRFQNFNNPKKGKFQQGRNPTFKKPDVGGSGQGNRPAIGNQPRPPLSECQICGKRHGGICNRLNVVCYKCNQKGHYSRECQNPPAKTPMIRDQPARNQPNRTPAAGITCFRCGKPGHMVKDCKVPAPSNPTLRIMGSTPVVSEVPKARTYNMTMKDAVQDADVVAGTLTVNSLCAKVLIDSGATRSFISEDFVPKLNCPIELLNEVMNIQLANQERVPVSQVYRNCEVEILGSKFCADLIPFKLGEFDVILGMDWLSKHNAQIDCRNKKSRELVKLEDIPVVNEFPDVFPDELPGLPPDREIEFAIDLAPGTEPVSKAPYRMAPVEMKELATQLQDLLEKGVIRPSVSPWGAPVLFVKKKDGSMRLCIDYRELNKLTIKNRYPLPRIDDLFDQLKGARCFSKIDLRSGYHQLKIKQEDIPKTAFRTRYGHYEFLVMAFGLTNAPAAFMDLMNRVFKPYLDKFVIVFIDDILIYSKTTEDHATHLRMALETLRREKLYAKFSKCEFWLQEVQFLGHIVSK, from the exons ATGCCTCCCAGAAGACAAAACCGTGCAAACAACCGTGATGGTAACAATGATAATAACAATCCAGAACCTACAATGGCCCAGATTCTTCAGATCTTGGCCCAACAGACTGCCAACCTGACTCAGCAGCAGGAAAGGCAGGCTAATCCCCAGGTTACTTTCAAAAACTTTCAGTCTGTTAATCCCCCAGAGTTTAAGGGTTCAGCGGACCCTATTGAGGCTAGGATATGGTTGAAGGAAATTGAAAAGGCTTTTGTGTTAGTTAAAGTGAGAGATGAGCAGAAGACTGAGTTTGCTAGTTATTATTTGAAAGAGGAGGCCACCTATTGGTGGGAGTCTGTGAGAGCAATGGAAGGGACAGAGGATGTTACTTGGGATAGGTTTAAGGAGTTGTTTTTGGAGAAATACTTTCCTCAATTTCTCCAGGATCGAATGGAGTTACAGTTTTTAGAATTGAAGCAAGGGGATATGTCAGTGGCTGAGTATGAGAAAAAGTTTGCTGAGTTGGCTAGGTTTGTTCCAACCTATGTAGATACTGATAGGAAGAGAGCTAAGAGATTCCAACAG AAGGCAATGATAGCAGAAACGGAGAGCGAAATGTCTCAGAAAGAGAAAGAGGGAAAGAAGCGTAAGTCAGAGCATCACGAGGGACAGTTTCAGCAGGGAAGGTTTCAGAATTTTAACAAcccgaagaaagggaaatttcagCAGGGGAGAAATCCCACTTTTAAGAAGCCAGATGTAGGTGGTAGTGGACAAGGTAACCGTCCAGCTATTGGAAATCAACCAAGGCCTCCACTGTCGGAGTGCCAGATATGTGGAAAGAGACACGGGGGAATCTGTAATAGATTGAATGTGGTATGCTATAAGTGTAATCAGAAGGGACACTATTCTAGGGAATGTCAGAACCCACCAGCAAAGACCCCGATGATTCGAGATCAACCAGCAAGGAACCAACCCAATAGGACTCCAGCAGCTGGGATAACATGTTTTAGGTGTGGAAAACCAGGACACATGGTGAAGGATTGCAAGGTACCAGCTCCAAGTAACCCTACACTTAGAATTATGGGATCCACTCCAGTAGTCTCAGAAGTTCCCAAAGCCAGAACCTACAACATGACTATGAAGGATGCAGTTCAGGATGCAGAtgtggtggcaggtacgcttactgtgaattctttatgtgctaaggttttgattgattctggagctactagatcgttTATTTCTGAGGATTTTGTGCCGAAGTTAAATTGTCCTATAGAATTGCTTAATGAGGTTATGAATATACAGTTGGCTAATCAGGAACGTGTCCCTGTTAGCCAAGTTTATAGGAATTGTGAAGTTGAGATCTTAGGAAGtaagttttgtgccgacttgatacctttcaagttgggagagtttgatgttattttaGGAATGGATTGGTTATCTAAGCATAacgctcaaatagattgtcgtAATAAGAAG AGTCGagaacttgtgaagcttgaagATATTCCGGTAGTAAACGAGTTCCCAGATGTATTTCCAGATGAGTTACCCGGATTACCTCCAGATAGAGAAATTGAATTTGCAATAGATTTAGCACCTGGAACCGAACCAGTATCTAAAGCCCCATATAGAATGGCACCAGTagaaatgaaagaattggcaacccagttacaagatttgttagagaagggagtgattagacccagtgtatccccgtggggagcaccagtgttgtttgtgaagaagaaagatggtAGTATGAGGTTGTGTATTGATTATCGGGAACTTAATAAGTTAACCATTAAGAATAGATACCCATTACCTCGTATAGATGATTTGTTCGATCAATTGAAGGGAGCGAGatgtttttcgaagattgatttaaggtcgggataccatcagctaaagattaaacaagaagatatacctaaaacagcttttagaacccgATATGGTCACTATGAGTTCTTAGTAATGGCCTTTGGATTAACCAACGCCcccgcagcttttatggatttaatgaacagagtctttaaaccatatttggataaatttgtgattgtatTCATAGATGATATTTTGATCTATTCCAAAACCACTGAGGATCATGCAACCCACTTAAGGATGGCTTTAGAGACATTGAGAAGAGAGAAGCTGTATGCTAAGTTTTCAAAGTGTGAATTCTGGTTACAAGAGGTTCAATTTCTAGGTCATATAGTCAGTAAATAA